CCGCACCGCCGCCTCCGCCGCCGCCAGAGGGTGGCTCGCCGCCGATCGATCCGCGCGGCGTCCTTCGCCCGCCGGGGTCGCCGGCGATGTCCGCCAGTTCGCCCAGCTCGCCGCCGACGGGTTTGCCGGGCGGTGCGCCGCCGTTGGGTGCTGGCGGGGTCATACCACCGCCGCCGCCCGGTCTTTTTCCGCCGCCGCCGGGATTCGGCGGGTTCCCACCGCCGCCCCAACGGCGTCGTAGCGGCCTGCGGACGGCCCTTTTCGTCGTCGGCGCGATCGTCGTCTTCGGCGGCATCCTCCTCGGCGGGATCGTCCTCATCGGCACGATCGCCGGTGCCGGGGCGGGCTCGTCGCCGATGAATCGCGTGGTCAAGCAGACGGTCCAATCGGGTGCCAGCGACCAGGTCATCGCGATCATTCCCGTCAATGGCCTGATCATCGACGAGACCGAGTCGGCAATTGCTCGCTATGTCGCTGCCGCAGAAGAGGATACGAACATCAAGGCGGTCGTGCTGCACGTCTCCTCGCCAGGCGGGACGGTGACGGACTCCAACCAGATCTACGAGAATCTGCTCAGACTCAAGGAAAATCGACCGAATCTGCCGATCGTCGCCCACTTCGACGATGTCGCCGCCAGCGGCGGGTACTACGTGGCCTGTGCGGCCGACGAGATCGTTGCCGAGGAGACGACCATCACGGGCAGCATCGGCGTGCTGATCCAGTACCCGCAATTGTCCGGTTTTGCGAAAAAAACAGGGATTCGGTTCCAGACGATCGTCGCCGACGGCTCGCCGCGGAAGGCGTTTCTGGACACCTTCGAGGAGCCGGACGACGAGGACTTGGCGGACGTCAAGTCGTTGTTAAACAAGCAGTACGACATCTTCCGCGACGTCGTGGAGGCGGGTCGTGGCTCGAAGATCAGAGAGGCCGGTTCGAGCGTCGACGAGGTGGCGAGCGGAGCCGTCTTCGTCGGCGAGCAGGCGCTGGAGCTGGGGCTGGTCGACAAGATCGGCATGATCAGCGACGCGACCGGCTCCGCCGCGGCCTTAGCCGGCCTGCAGAATCCGAAGGTCGTCCGCTTCGGCAGGCCTCCGACGGTGCTGGAGCAGATCGGCTTGGCTGAGGCGAAATCGCTCGATCTTCAGGGAGAATCGGCGAAAAGCCTAGCCG
This genomic stretch from Planctomycetota bacterium harbors:
- the sppA gene encoding signal peptide peptidase SppA — translated: MSSSAPPPPPPPEGGSPPIDPRGVLRPPGSPAMSASSPSSPPTGLPGGAPPLGAGGVIPPPPPGLFPPPPGFGGFPPPPQRRRSGLRTALFVVGAIVVFGGILLGGIVLIGTIAGAGAGSSPMNRVVKQTVQSGASDQVIAIIPVNGLIIDETESAIARYVAAAEEDTNIKAVVLHVSSPGGTVTDSNQIYENLLRLKENRPNLPIVAHFDDVAASGGYYVACAADEIVAEETTITGSIGVLIQYPQLSGFAKKTGIRFQTIVADGSPRKAFLDTFEEPDDEDLADVKSLLNKQYDIFRDVVEAGRGSKIREAGSSVDEVASGAVFVGEQALELGLVDKIGMISDATGSAAALAGLQNPKVVRFGRPPTVLEQIGLAEAKSLDLQGESAKSLAVELLHEATSPRVLYLYNGAR